The following proteins are co-located in the Labrys monachus genome:
- the ccmB gene encoding heme exporter protein CcmB: MSALLVRELRLAVRAGGGAPVGVVFFLAVVTVVPFGVGPDLNLLARIGPAILWLGALLATLLGLDRLFQADLDDGSLDLIHLGPVPLELAVAVKALAHWIATGLPLVVAAPLLGLFVNLPASGIGAVTLTLLVGTPALTFLGTIGAALTVALRRGGLLLSILILPLAIPVLIFGVAAANAAIAGPMPFLPPFLLLCAMTLFSIVLGTVASAWALRFGLE; this comes from the coding sequence CTGTCCGCCCTGCTCGTGCGGGAGCTGCGCCTGGCGGTGCGGGCCGGCGGCGGCGCGCCGGTCGGCGTCGTCTTCTTCCTGGCGGTGGTGACGGTCGTGCCCTTCGGCGTCGGACCGGACCTCAACCTGCTGGCGCGCATCGGCCCGGCCATCCTCTGGCTCGGCGCGCTCCTCGCCACCCTGCTCGGCCTCGACCGCCTGTTCCAGGCCGATCTCGACGACGGCTCGCTCGACCTCATCCATCTCGGCCCGGTGCCGCTGGAACTGGCGGTCGCCGTCAAGGCGCTGGCGCACTGGATCGCGACCGGCCTGCCGCTGGTGGTCGCCGCGCCCCTGCTCGGCCTCTTCGTCAACCTGCCCGCGAGCGGCATCGGCGCGGTCACGCTCACCTTGCTGGTCGGCACGCCCGCGCTCACCTTCCTCGGCACCATCGGCGCGGCGCTGACGGTGGCGCTGCGCCGCGGCGGCCTGCTGCTGTCGATCCTGATCCTGCCGCTCGCCATCCCCGTGCTGATCTTCGGCGTCGCCGCCGCCAATGCCGCCATCGCCGGGCCGATGCCGTTCCTGCCGCCCTTCCTGCTGCTCTGCGCCATGACGCTGTTCTCGATCGTGCTCGGCACGGTCGCCTCGGCCTGGGCGCTCCGGTTCGGGCTGGAATAG
- a CDS encoding heme ABC transporter permease, producing the protein MWKIANPTVFMGLAGRILPWLAGVTLVLFAIGIYGSVIAPDDYQQGATVKIMFIHVPFAWLGMAGWMVMSASAIGVLVWRHPLAEVAMKAAAPIGATFTLLCLVTGSLWGQPMWGTWWVWDARLTSVLVLFLMYLALLALWHSVEDPGRAAKICAVLVLVGAVNIPIIKFSVEWWYTLHQGESVFRMGGSTIDASMLWPLLVMALAFTGLFFTLHLMAMRAEILRRRIRTMRLMAAAGVATTMAPAMPAEA; encoded by the coding sequence ATGTGGAAGATCGCCAATCCCACCGTCTTCATGGGTCTCGCCGGCCGCATCCTGCCGTGGCTGGCCGGCGTCACGCTCGTGCTGTTCGCGATCGGCATCTATGGCAGCGTGATCGCGCCCGACGACTACCAGCAGGGCGCCACGGTGAAGATCATGTTCATCCACGTGCCCTTCGCCTGGCTCGGCATGGCCGGCTGGATGGTGATGTCGGCATCGGCGATCGGGGTGCTGGTCTGGCGCCATCCGCTCGCCGAGGTGGCGATGAAGGCGGCGGCGCCGATCGGCGCGACCTTCACTCTGCTCTGCCTCGTCACCGGCTCGCTGTGGGGCCAGCCGATGTGGGGGACGTGGTGGGTCTGGGATGCGAGGCTCACCTCGGTCCTCGTGCTGTTCCTGATGTATCTCGCGCTGCTGGCGCTCTGGCACAGCGTCGAGGACCCCGGCCGCGCCGCCAAGATCTGCGCCGTCCTCGTGCTGGTCGGGGCGGTCAACATCCCCATCATCAAGTTCTCGGTCGAATGGTGGTACACGCTGCACCAGGGCGAATCGGTGTTCCGCATGGGCGGATCGACCATCGATGCCTCCATGCTCTGGCCGCTCCTGGTGATGGCGCTCGCCTTCACCGGCCTGTTCTTCACCCTGCATCTGATGGCGATGCGGGCCGAGATCCTGCGCCGGCGCATCCGCACCATGCGCCTGATGGCGGCAGCCGGCGTGGCGACCACGATGGCGCCCGCGATGCCGGCGGAGGCCTGA
- the ccmD gene encoding heme exporter protein CcmD, which translates to MVVLGMDLGPHWAFITWAYGLAIAVIAALAAWILVDYRSQLKTLAELEARGLRRRSRSRTEGAPR; encoded by the coding sequence ATGGTCGTCCTCGGCATGGACCTCGGGCCGCATTGGGCCTTCATCACATGGGCCTATGGGCTGGCGATCGCGGTGATCGCCGCGCTCGCCGCCTGGATCCTGGTCGACTACCGCAGCCAGCTGAAGACGCTCGCCGAGCTCGAGGCGCGCGGCCTCAGGCGGCGCTCGCGGTCGCGGACGGAGGGCGCTCCGCGATGA
- a CDS encoding DsbE family thiol:disulfide interchange protein — translation MSETQALPVRPRRRWLAFLPIAVFAALALLFWRQLGAGDPSTLPSALIGKTVPDMKLPPLDGLQRDGRPVPGLGTADLEAGGVTVVNVFASWCGPCQDEHPVLMRLAAQKKVRIAAINYKDLPDNARRFLGTFGDPYDAVGVDANGRSAIDWGVYGVPETFLVGKDGVILDKIVGPLSDDVVAGRLLPAIEAAAKK, via the coding sequence ATGAGCGAGACCCAGGCCCTGCCGGTCCGGCCGCGGCGGCGCTGGCTCGCCTTCCTGCCCATCGCGGTGTTCGCCGCCCTGGCGCTGCTGTTCTGGCGCCAGCTCGGCGCGGGCGACCCGAGCACGCTGCCCTCGGCGCTGATCGGCAAGACCGTCCCCGACATGAAGCTGCCGCCGCTCGACGGCCTGCAGCGCGACGGCAGGCCGGTGCCGGGCCTCGGCACGGCGGATCTCGAGGCCGGCGGCGTGACGGTGGTGAACGTCTTCGCCTCCTGGTGCGGCCCCTGCCAGGACGAGCATCCCGTGCTGATGCGGCTCGCCGCGCAGAAGAAGGTTCGCATCGCCGCCATCAACTACAAGGACCTGCCGGACAATGCCCGCCGCTTCCTCGGCACCTTCGGCGATCCCTACGACGCCGTCGGGGTCGACGCCAATGGCCGCTCGGCCATCGACTGGGGCGTCTACGGCGTGCCGGAGACCTTCCTGGTCGGCAAGGACGGCGTCATCCTCGACAAGATCGTCGGCCCGCTGAGCGACGACGTCGTGGCCGGCCGCCTGCTGCCCGCCATCGAGGCGGCGGCAAAGAAATAG
- a CDS encoding RNA pyrophosphohydrolase yields MNDRSKLPYRPCAGAALFNAAGEVLLGRRKPKPGQAERSGSFEWQMPQGGIDEGEDPRDAAIRELYEETSVRSIEFLAEAPEWYAYDLPEEMVGSGWTQHYRGQIQKWFAFRFTGQESEIDVDHPGEGRFKAEFDQWRWQPLEALPDLVIPFKAGVYRNVVDAFRFLVR; encoded by the coding sequence ATGAACGACCGGAGCAAGCTTCCCTACCGGCCCTGCGCGGGCGCGGCGCTGTTCAACGCGGCCGGCGAGGTCCTGCTCGGGCGGCGCAAGCCGAAACCCGGCCAGGCCGAGCGCAGCGGCAGCTTCGAGTGGCAGATGCCGCAGGGCGGCATCGACGAGGGCGAGGATCCGCGCGACGCGGCGATCCGCGAACTCTATGAGGAGACCAGTGTGCGCTCGATCGAGTTCCTCGCCGAAGCGCCGGAATGGTATGCCTACGACCTGCCGGAAGAGATGGTCGGCAGCGGCTGGACGCAGCATTACCGCGGCCAGATCCAGAAATGGTTCGCCTTCCGCTTCACCGGGCAGGAGAGCGAGATCGACGTCGACCATCCGGGCGAGGGCCGGTTCAAGGCCGAATTCGACCAATGGCGCTGGCAGCCGCTGGAGGCGCTGCCGGACCTCGTCATCCCCTTCAAGGCCGGCGTCTACCGCAACGTCGTCGACGCCTTCCGCTTCCTCGTCCGATGA